The Toxorhynchites rutilus septentrionalis strain SRP chromosome 1, ASM2978413v1, whole genome shotgun sequence genome contains the following window.
tcattcccgataatgataatgaatgcattctactcccagtcgtcggggaaaatgaaaccctacaatatatatttgacgaaattgcacatctcggtcttagccaaataaatcatgtaaaaaactttcaaaaaaattatctagacctattattcactaacatcaccgaggacttttgtgtgaatgagtccatgaaaaatttcacacagcaattgaatactcaatctttatacataatagacaattgcccatcgactgggagtatgaagaagtaccggaatataACAAGACGAAGCAAGcaaatgtagcctacaagccatagaatggcaaactttattaaacagcgaacgagatgtcaacttaactgtacatattcttcacgaaattctgaataacataatatcagaatttgtgccgaagaaaagaagacgaagaaattcaaccagcaaatatcctatttggtttaacgttcaaataagaaatctaaagaataaaaaacaaaaagcacataaaaaatacaaaatagacaaaagtcatcaaaatttgcttgaatatcaaaatatttcccaagaatcaaattttgcaattaaaagtgcacacgaagagtacaatagaaaggtcgaaactgaagtcaaatcatgcccgaagaaattctttaattacgtaaagtctagGCTCAAAATcaataacttcccatcgcagatgcatctcgatgaggatgtgaggaattcttcgaacgaaatttgcaaatttctttcaggaagtatataccaccttttccgaagaaaatcgcgatcggaactacttttcatttttaccggattatccaaatgacatatcggtgaactatctttcacaacaggaaatatgccatgcactaaaaaaattagacggaacaaaaggaccaggacctgacgaAATAGCACAtatattcctaaagaacctggctgaggaactcacccttcccttacattgcattttcaatatgtcactacaaactggaatattcccagaaaaatggaaacaatcttttttggtacctatctttaaatcaggcgctaaatctgacgtacgtaattatcgtggaattgccattatctcttgcattcctaaactattcgaagcaatagtcaacgaaaaagtcttccaacaagtaaagaatagaattacgtgtatgcaacatggcttcttcaaaggccgttcaactgcaactaatctgttggcttttgtgacttttattttgaatgcaatggaaaatggcaaacacgtagaaactctttacactgacttcagtaaagcatttgaccgcatcgacattccattactactcttcaaattgcagaaaataggaatggaacaaagactcttaaactggctcaattcttatctaacaaaccgtgaacaaattgttcattttcaaaattctctttcaaatccagtaaaagtcacatcgggagtcccacaaggctctcatcttggtcctcttcttttcattctgtacgttaatgacatctccttcgttctcaagcgtatcaatgtacttgtgtatgccgacgacatgaagcttttcgcggaaattggaaatgaaaacgacatcgaagcatttcgaaacgaaatacatgtattccatacttggtgtgataaaaatctactaacactgaatgtgaaaaagtgcaactctataacatttagcagaaaaaaacatgtaccaaatattgtaatatgtcttggaaatcaaaatgtagaaaaatgtgaaatagttagagatctaggcgtcgtcctggactgtaaactcacattcatagaacactacaactctgtaataaataaggcgaatagtgtgttaagttttgtcgaacgcttctcacataacttccaggacccatacacaataaagcttttatatattacatatgtaaggcctattctggaatactgtaacatcgtttgagtcagtccagaaacagtttcttctatttgcacttcgtaaactcaactggacctcatttccacttccttcatatgaagcacgttgcatgctcataaacatccaaacactaaaagaacgccgtgaatttgcaatgctttcttttgttaatgacctaatttcgcaacgagtacagtcagctgaattactagaaaaactaaatttctatgtacctgggcgtcaactaagaacgcgaaatttgtttctaaccaaaacatccagaacaaattatgcaaataacgcccctatgatgcatgatgcgtatatacaatcagcactgcgaaataattgacacaacaatgaataaaaaacagctaaaaagaaacatgtaccacaaaaataatatttaacctaagaaaacattgtaacattagtgtataagtgtgtagtctacatttgtttgacgaaaatgaataaataaataaatcgagAAAAGGTCAGAATACgttccaaataatcatctggcgaTTGATTAAAtattagctcgaatgagggacACAAATAAAAGTGAATTTTATAACCCTTTAGAATATGTGAATCCgtgaaaatctatatatatatatatatatatatatatatatatatatatatatatatatatatatatatatatatatatatatatatatatatatatatatatatatatataaatggatttctgtctgtctgtctgatttttatggactcggaaactactgaaccgatcaacatgaaaattggtatgtaggggtttttggggcaggGGAAGGTTTtagtgatagtttgagactcctcccccctctctaagggggggctgccatacaaattaaatccaaatttctgcattactcgaaaattatttaagcaaatgaaaccaaattaggcatattgaggttttagggtgcaataaatgtttctatcatGGTTacactctccacccctctctctaaggtggggggatgggtggctgccatacaaatgaaacacacatttctgcattactcgagaattaatcaaggaaatgaaaccaaattaggcatatggaggttttagagtgcggcaaatgtttctatgttggttagaccctccacccccctctctaagagcggcctgccatacaaatgaaacacaaattacaggggaaacacaaacacaaacttctgcataactcgagaactaatcaggcaCAAttagggatgtgagggtttttgggtatgagaaatgtttctatgatggtgtgACACACCTCCCTCCTCTGGCATGGGGAgagagtcccataaaaatattacacatatttcaaccaaaaataatccaaccaaacatgacaattgaaaattttcgaaaaactctgaaagaaaaagggaaaattcggaaaatttcccatatgttctacaattacatagtggcgagtgttgttaatccatttgatgtttgcgctagcgaaattgatctttgttcgaaactggaaatggattttagtgtgatgaacgcactcctatatcttcttctatctatgccaataaaaaagtatcgccgaatgtgttgataagagcagaactcgaggaacgaatagtccgatttagggctgtctttattctgtcaTATATAACAGAATATTCACTGTTATATAAGTTGATTCATTAGTATCACTAACAAAATCACTGTACAACTCCTGCTGCATTTCATCAGCTGGTCTATTTAATTGCGGTGGGAGCGCATGATCGGCAACGGCATCTTCGTAGTCATCCGCTTCGCTGAACGAACTATCTACACCTTCTCCCGCTGAAGCTCCGCGTGGCTCGATCCTTACGATTACCTCCGACAACTCCAGCACCATCAGCAAGCTCGACTGTACCACACGGAACGCATCCCAACAAAGCCCCATAAACTCCGCCGGCTTCAATGGTTGTTCCTCCTCACAAATAACGACACCTTCTCCAGAACTACGATGTCTCGGCTGATGTGGACACAGCAGTTTTCAGAATGGCCTTTCGTGTCTTCACAATAACCAATGAAAATACCCTTCGGATCGAATTTCTCCCTTTTCGACTTCGGATCCAGGGTCATCACTCTTGAACCAAAAATCTTTAGATGCCCCAGATCCGGATTTTCTCAGTCCACGCCTCTTCCTTCAGCGAAGTGTAGAACAACGATTCACCACGTGAGCAGCAGTCGAAAGAGCTTCTGCCCAAAACTCCTTTCTAAGCTTTGCATCGTTGAGCATGCTTCAGAAAATAAACCGCCACTCGCTTGCTCGCGTCGTCCTAAAATGTCATAAAATAACGACTTCCACCCAACGACGGAACCTCTACTGGACCGCAAAGGTCGGAGTGTACCAACTTCAAAAGCTCGTGACTCACTGCGAGGGAACGAACGCTTCGCATGTTTGCCCTCCAGACAGCCAACACGATTTTTGAACGTTCCGGCTTGAAAATCGATTCCATCCGCAATTACTCCACTTATTACGAAACTCCAGGAGGCATTGCCATAATGGGTACATAGAAAtgacattttcaaacaaattgtATATACAATTTAGTTaattaatcatcgaaatatcagtgagaatcttcataacagagttcaaactgctagaaaaactacacttttgtatattttcgaactaaaatagagtataTATTCGCAAATTTCAGTAAGTTGGTGACACATttcctccataattggtacacttaccctttatcaaattaaagccaatgaactGGTCTTCTTTGACAAAATATTAcacttcccaaaaaaaaaaaaaaagattgtgtcccgtaattattgattgtatttgtttttttttataatttacatgGTTACATTGATTTTTCGcatcatcggttaattttgaaaaatcataactcaaaaacaaaaaaaaaacgcttctctgaattttggagatgttatgcaaaaaaatctcagctttcaaaaaataaaaaataaaaaatgtagcgcccttggtccccagaccatgtaaactatgaaaactaatacaatcaataattaagaaaGCAAAAcccaattttttcgcaagtgtaataaTGATTGGCtaggaaaaatgttacatttgcagcaaatttggattttgttttcgtaattattgattgtgtttgtttttttttatataatatatatggtttcTTTTTTACATaagatatccaaaaatcaaagaggtatttttattcgtttttgagttatgatttttcaaagttaaccgatggaccgactcaaatgatcgacatataaaattgaaggcAATGAGTTAGtcttcttttaaaaaaaaatgtcacttcGATGATGTCACTTCCACCCCATTCATTTTGAGCCactcaaatacaatcaataattacgaaaataaaatccgttTATTCCGgtgacaaaagtgattaaaatcAAACAAGAATGTAATAATGTTATGCATTATACCCAATGACAACATTCCATTCCAAACTGCTTCGGGTGCGGACGCATTTTCATTTTGCTCCGCAATTAGTTCGTATTTCGTGATTGttctgttattattatttttaaattcaaacaaCACCGTGAGCTGGCTTGCTAACCGTTTGTATTTCATCGGACTGTACCGCGCgcgtttttttaaattagtGCTCGTTCTCGTGTTTTTTGTTGCAAATTCACAATGAGTTACAAAATATGCAGATGCGGCGTTACCGACAATCGTTTTTTGTGGAAGTGCGAAGGCTGCTCGATTCGCTTTCACGCGGCTTGCATCGGAGTAAAAAGGGATTACGAAGATGTCGTGAGGGACTACATGATTCCCACGTGCCGTGACTGTCAACCACGCGCCAACATTGAACTAAACTTAAAGCAGCTGATTCAGCAGCAAACGCTTATTACTGAAGAAATCAAAACACAAACAGAAGTGAATCATCGTCCAGTTCTAAAAATGCAGAGTGACAGCGTATTCCATGAAGCAATTGATCGTCTGGAAGTTCAACTCGATGGTGTAAAGAAAGAACTTGTCTCAGCAATCAAAAGCAGCTCTACCGCAACTACCGTCACCGCCATAAAAAATCATTTGTCGTCACTTTTTGATGATACGATGGAAGTGGTCAACAAAAGCGTATCGGATTCGATAAAAGCAACGATAAGCAAAATTAAACAAGAACTGAGGCAAATTGGCAgtatgacagtagaattaacaaattattttgaaaaccacACACAGAAGATGGATCAGATACAGCCCGTAAACTCTGATGTTTTGGATGAATTAAGAGCGTTAACTTCGGCTATCAGTACAATGGAGGAAAATTTCATCACCCCACTCCAACGACCTTCTCCAAACTTAGCTGACGAACTTCAAGActtgaatttaaatttattcgCTCCAACATCAGATCGAACCCCAAATTCCGCTGACGAACTTGGTCAAGCTTCAAATTCCGGATGGAGATGGATTAAAGGACGCTACACTTCATGGAGAAGGTGGAAAGCTGACTGAATGATAGTGCAGCGAGAAATAGAAAAACCAGACCCAATCGAGAGAGGCGCCCCAAATTCAACAACAGTGGCAACATAAATTTCGACAATAATAACAACAAAAGCAACAGGAGCAACAGTAATAACAGACGTATTTGGCAGAACCGGCAGAACAGATCCAGCGATGGCGCCCTTCTTACGGACAAAATATTACTTGCAGCagcaaaaaggcaattttctggATCGAACTTCATCAACTTTCAACGTGGTGAAATACTCAATCCACCTAATAACAGAGAGAATTGTCATATACGTCATATACCGATGCGACCGCAGCTCTGCCACTAGCAATCTTCAACGCGGGGGCGGAGTTTTAGTGGCGGTTAAATCGACACTCAACTGCAAATCAGTAGCACTAGCAAACAGCGACAACCTCGAACAAGCTGTTGTCTGTGTTATACTTCCAAAATCATCAATATATATTTGTGGCATTTACATACGGCCCAACTCGGAACCAGCGACATATTCAACGCACTCCTCATCCGTTCAACAGCTTCGCGATCGCGCTTTGGATTCCGACACGATTGTCGTCGTGGGAGACTACAATTTACCCCGCTTAATATGGCAGAAAGATGAAGACGTTAACGGATTGCTGCCAACGAATGCTTCATCTGAACAGGAAACTATGCTAGTCGAATCGATGGTTGCCACCGGTCTCCTTCAAATCAACAGCTTATCAAACGCAAACGGCCGCCTTCTAGACCTGGCATTCGTCAGCGATCCTAGCGTAGTTGAACTAATCGTGCCTCCATCTGCCCTACTTAGAATCGATAGTCACCACATGCCGTTTGTTCTTCGTATTGATGTCAACGACAACTTCCTGCTACCTCCTGGGAACACAATTGAAACCGACGACTTTGATTTTCGACGCTGCAACTTTGCAGAACTTAATAGAGCTGTATCTACTATCGACTGGGCTTCGTTGTTTCTCGGTAAGGATACCGACGAGACGGTACGTATATTCTATGACTCTCTGAATGCAGTTTTGAATGAGCATTTTCCACGTAGACGATTCACGAGACACTCCTACAAGCACGCTTGGTGGTCATCCGAGCTGCAGCACCTTCGTAACGCTGTCCGCAAATCCCGTAAACGTTATTTTAAAGAACGAACGGATGCAAATCGTCACAATCTTCGCATAATTGAGACTCAGTATCACGAACTTCAAACCGCATCATTTCAAAATTACATCGCCCACCTGGAGACGACTGCGAAGCGAAACCCCTCCTATTTTTGGACGTTTATTCGCAATCGGAAGCACTCAAATCGATTCCCAGCCGAGATGACTTTCAACGGTAATAGTGCTGATTCCCCGGTAGGAATAGCAAATCTGTTCGCAGATCACTTCGAAAAGGTACACAGCACCATCTCACCAGCATTCTCGCCTGACAGTCGACCTGAGCTTTCGACTGAATGCTGGAAAACTGCTCTATGCCGACgatctgaaaatttatagaTCAATAACATCCCATCTGGACGATTCCCATCTTCAGGCTGACGTAGAGGAGCTACGGCGGTGGTGTGAGGATAACGGAATGGAATTGAATatcaaaaaatgcaaaacaGTGTCGTTCACCCGCCGGCAGTCTCGAATTGAATTTCGTTATTCAGTCGGGCCTGAAATACTAGAGTGTGTTGATTCCATTCGCGACCTTGGAGTCGTCCTAGATAACAAACTAAGGTTCAATGAGCATCTTTGCGTCACTACCGCTAAAGCGTTTGCTGCCCTTGGATTTGTTCGTCGGTGCACCAATAACTTCAGAGATGTCTACGCAATCAAATTGCTATACTGCTCATTAGTACGTAGCATTTTGGAGTATGCTGTCTGCGTGTGGTCTCCGTTTCACATCACCCAAATCACACGAATGGAGAGAGTACAGCGTAGTTTCATTAGATATGCTCTCCGACAACTGCCTTGGATAGACCCAGACCATCTCCCCGACTACTTGAGCCGCTGCAGACTGATCGCGTTGGAATCGTTAGCTTCTAGACGTGCCaacattcaaaaaatatttgtgtttgatcTGTTAAATGGAAACATTGATTGTCCATCCTTATTATGCAATGTATCATTCTATGTACCATTTCGACAACTACGTGAGCGAGATCTATTGTTTATCAATCGCCATAGGACTTCCTACGGATTCCATAACCCCTTAGAGAATTGTATCCGTGAATTCAATAGTGCTTGTGCTGTGTTCGATTTTAACGTGTCCAAAACTAtctttaaaaataggattaagaaTTTAACATAAGGATTCAGTCTGAGGAATTATAAACAATTCGAGacggtgataaataaataaataaataaataaattattctacgcctttgaaattaatttatacctttcatttgataacattttaaaataggtaaaaaaaattgtacctatactcgcgtcggtctCACagatcgattatattaaaaaagtgacacacgctCCCTCCGTACCAAATCTTGCGATATGCCAAGCAATGACGAACAACTAATGAGGAAGCTACCTGAGATCTCAAAGTCATAGTGTTCATGTTTTTTAAGAAATCAACAAATTATTTATTTGTCGGTCAGTCAGACCGATACGTGAATATAGAAAGGTTAACCGCAGTGGTGATTTGATGATGATCAAGGTGCTCTTCCACTAAAACGCTGTTTTATTGAAATCGGGAATGTTCGCTGATGTCTTCTCTAGTGGAAGTTTCGATGTTGTCACGAACCATCACAGTCGGTAGATCGGACTCTTTTCTTTGGTTATTTACATATGATCAGACATGTTTCGGGTTGCTTTTCAATGCCGTTTCCATGCGATCCTGATATCTACCAATAATTTAGATGAAAACATTTATCATCGTTGTTAGCCATTCGTTAGTCATTCCTCAAAACGCTTCAAAACGAACCCGTGTTCTGATgtagttgagtcaccaaattCAGCAAAATTAGCATCGTTTCGGCACAAGacattttgtttgcaacacaaaatttcacacaatatctttgaccaatataattatccatatcaaaaatcgccgagcaaaaaaaaatttaatttgttcttaatgacgctgtaaacaattaagaccactgacagtagtaccaacctaaaaaaaatgacaaatgttcagcgggaagatttgAAATTGAATTATAAGACAATTGAAACAATCTTTTTCGGTTCGATCTGATTACTCATCAAACAGTTTCCGCAATATGCCATATCAATGATATTTTCTCCTCTCAACAGGTGCCAACAATTGTACCCACCATTGTGAGCAACGACGATGATTTGCTGGTGCCGTCGTCGCCGCCGCGGCGTCTCAGCCGCAGCAGTATCGATCTGCGGGACTTGGAGTACAAGAACGAGACGGGCAAGATCAAGAGTTCGGACAGCGTGAGCTCCATCTTTCCGCTGAACTACGAGAACAACCTTCGCTACTCGGGCAGCGAGCCAATTCAACCGAAGGAAACTCAGGAGCGACGTCCCTCGAGGAAGGAGAGCTTCAAACAGATCAACTTCTTCCAGCCGTTCTTCTCGCGCAACAGTTTGCTGAaatcttacattaagggtgggAGCAACGCGGGGAGTAATTTGAACAATAGCAATAACCGGGAGGGCGCCAACAATCGGACCGCTTCGGAGAAGAAGCTTAACAGCAAGAACAAGGACAACCGCTCGAACAACAACATTATCGATTTGATCAACGTGGCTTCGTCGTTGAATAAGGACAGCATGGCGGCGGAGAAGGAAGTGAACACGCACAAGCGACATCAGATAGCAGCGAGTGAGTCCGATTTCCTGACAATGATCCAGAAACAGCGCTCGCAGAGATTGAGTTTGGGGAAGAACAACTCGAGTTTGAAGAAAAGTAGCAATAAGCATGGGTCTAAG
Protein-coding sequences here:
- the LOC129763189 gene encoding uncharacterized protein LOC129763189, whose product is MLVESMVATGLLQINSLSNANGRLLDLAFVSDPSVVELIVPPSALLRIDSHHMPFVLRIDVNDNFLLPPGNTIETDDFDFRRCNFAELNRAVSTIDWASLFLGKDTDETTIHETLLQARLVVIRAAAPS